Proteins from one Malaya genurostris strain Urasoe2022 chromosome 2, Malgen_1.1, whole genome shotgun sequence genomic window:
- the LOC131428529 gene encoding kelch-like protein 10 isoform X1 → MQSCEVDDDLQSPSAVPKRCISYVAMKALHEMQLSNTLCDATIIQDEFTFRVHRAILSSCSDYFRTLFTTSVPSEKDHISVKGIRGAIMERIIRYAYLRECEISEADMFEIYAAADYLGMASLQERCVQYIKSVLRTENCVVIMLYGRQRGCPSLYQFARAYVMKNFVEVSMRCDELMKLTVDDMFSILSDELLNVKDEEPVWECCVRWIEFDPPGRAQFVTRLMRAVRLGLLRTQYFLEKVKENRFVTACEETKPIIIETLTFLYDLDIVNTKRSHIKTPSLALPRLPYDVIFTFGGWSEGLPQSIIETYDTRADRWVKIDADNRTEARAYYGAAVIGHMVYCIGGYDGVEHFNTCRRFDTVEKVWTEIAPMHCRRCYVSVVELDGQIYAMGGYDGHNRQNTAEVYNPRTNQWTMIAPMHHLRSDADACVMEGKIYITGGFNGQECMNSAEEYDPGENVWTLLPNMLCRRSGVSCIGHKGTVNAIGGFNGLIRLNSCERYDPITHRWQAFKEMYHQRSNFGVEVIDDMIFAIGGYDGVSAISHTECYVSETNEWLEATDLNLTRSAFKAVILSGLPNVRDYIHKDRENLMAERRQKLLTAEQEGDYILSESTSTINEVD, encoded by the exons ATGCAAAGTTGCGAAGTGGACGATGACCTTCAATCGCCAAGTGCCGTTCCGAAACGTTGCATCAGCTACGTGGCGATGAAGGCCCTGCACGAGATGCAACTGAGCAATACGCTGTGCGATGCCACCATCATCCAGGATGAGTTCACCTTCCGGGTTCATCGGGCAATACTGAGCTCGTGTAGCGACTACTTCCGGACGCTGTTCACCACTTCAGTGCCCAGCGAAAAGGATCACATATCGGTGAAGGGGATTCGGGGGGCCATTATGGAACGGATCATACGTTACGCCTATCTGAGGGAGTGTGAGATCTCCGAAGCGGATATGTTTGAGATATACGCCGCAGCGGACTATCTCGGCATGGCCAGCCTACAGGAACGATGTGTTCAGTACATTAAAAGTGTTCTAAGGACGGAAAATTGTGTGGTGATCATGCTGTACGGCAGACAACGGGGGTGTCCTTCGCTGTATCAGTTTGCTCGGGCGTATGTGATGAAGAATTTCGTGGAAGTATCGATGCGGTGTGACGAATTGATGAAACTGACCGTGGATGATATGTTCAGCATACTGAGCGATGAGCTACTGAACGTGAAAGATGAGGAACCAGTTTGGGAATGCTGCGTACGATGGATTGAGTTTGACCCACCGGGCAGAGCTCAATTCGTTACCCGATTGATGCGCGCCGTCCGGTTGGGTTTACTGCGAACGCAATATTTTCTGGAAAAGGTCAAGGAGAATCGATTCGTGACTGCTTGCGAGGAAACGAAACCCATCATCATCGAAACACTGACGTTTCTGTACGACCTGGACATAGTAAATACCAAACGGAGTCAT ATCAAAACACCCTCGCTGGCACTACCTCGATTGCCGTATGACGTTATTTTCACTTTCGGTGGTTGGAGTGAGGGTTTGCCACAGTCAATCATCGAAACCTACGATACTCGAGCGGATCGGTGGGTCAAAATTGATGCCGATAATCGAACGGAAGCTCGAGCATATTACGGTGCCGCCGTTATCGGACACATGGTTTACTGTATCGGAGGTTATGACGGGGTCGAACACTTCAACACGTGTCGACGGTTCGATACGGTTGAGAAAGTTTGGACTGAGATTGCACCGATGCACTGTCGACGATGCTACGTAAGTGTGGTTGAACTAGACGGACAGATCTACGCCATGGGAGGATACGATGGCCACAACCGGCAAAATACGGCTGAAGTATACAATCCACGAACGAACCAATGGACTATGATAGCTCCGATGCATCATCTGCGTTCGGATGCCGATGCTTGCGTCATGGAGGGGAAAATCTACATCACAGGAGGATTCAACGGGCAGGAATGTATGAACTCTGCGGAAGAGTACGATCCCGGGGAAAACGTGTGGACTCTACTGCCGAACATGCTGTGTCGACGATCGGGAGTTTCGTGCATCGGTCACAAGGGAACGGTTAACGCGATCGGAGGTTTTAACGGGTTGATCCGATTGAACAGCTGTGAACGGTACGACCCAATCACGCATCGATGGCAAGCTTTcaaggaaatgtatcatcagCGCAGTAACTTTGGAGTGGAAGTTATTGACGATATGATTTTCGCCATTGGAGGCTATGATGGA GTTAGTGCAATTTCCCACACAGAATGCTACGTTTCGGAAACTAACGAATGGCTGGAAGCTACTGATCTAAATCTGACGCGTTCGGCATTCAAAGCGGTCATCCTGTCGGGGCTGCCGAACGTTCGCGACTACATTCACAAAGATCGGGAGAACCTGATGGCCGAAAGAAGACAGAAACTGCTCACTGCCGAGCAGGAAGGGGACTACATCCTGTCGGAATCGACCAGCACCATCAACGAGGTCGACTAG
- the LOC131428529 gene encoding kelch-like protein 10 isoform X2 — protein MQSCEVDDDLQSPSAVPKRCISYVAMKALHEMQLSNTLCDATIIQDEFTFRVHRAILSSCSDYFRTLFTTSVPSEKDHISVKGIRGAIMERIIRYAYLRECEISEADMFEIYAAADYLGMASLQERCVQYIKSVLRTENCVVIMLYGRQRGCPSLYQFARAYVMKNFVEVSMRCDELMKLTVDDMFSILSDELLNVKDEEPVWECCVRWIEFDPPGRAQFVTRLMRAVRLGLLRTQYFLEKVKENRFVTACEETKPIIIETLTFLYDLDIVNTKRSHIKTPSLALPRLPYDVIFTFGGWSEGLPQSIIETYDTRADRWVKIDADNRTEARAYYGAAVIGHMVYCIGGYDGVEHFNTCRRFDTVEKVWTEIAPMHCRRCYVSVVELDGQIYAMGGYDGHNRQNTAEVYNPRTNQWTMIAPMHHLRSDADACVMEGKIYITGGFNGQECMNSAEEYDPGENVWTLLPNMLCRRSGVSCIGHKGTVNAIGGFNGLIRLNSCERYDPITHRWQAFKEMYHQRSNFGVEVIDDMIFAIGGYDGNFVFSCRLVQFPTQNATFRKLTNGWKLLI, from the exons ATGCAAAGTTGCGAAGTGGACGATGACCTTCAATCGCCAAGTGCCGTTCCGAAACGTTGCATCAGCTACGTGGCGATGAAGGCCCTGCACGAGATGCAACTGAGCAATACGCTGTGCGATGCCACCATCATCCAGGATGAGTTCACCTTCCGGGTTCATCGGGCAATACTGAGCTCGTGTAGCGACTACTTCCGGACGCTGTTCACCACTTCAGTGCCCAGCGAAAAGGATCACATATCGGTGAAGGGGATTCGGGGGGCCATTATGGAACGGATCATACGTTACGCCTATCTGAGGGAGTGTGAGATCTCCGAAGCGGATATGTTTGAGATATACGCCGCAGCGGACTATCTCGGCATGGCCAGCCTACAGGAACGATGTGTTCAGTACATTAAAAGTGTTCTAAGGACGGAAAATTGTGTGGTGATCATGCTGTACGGCAGACAACGGGGGTGTCCTTCGCTGTATCAGTTTGCTCGGGCGTATGTGATGAAGAATTTCGTGGAAGTATCGATGCGGTGTGACGAATTGATGAAACTGACCGTGGATGATATGTTCAGCATACTGAGCGATGAGCTACTGAACGTGAAAGATGAGGAACCAGTTTGGGAATGCTGCGTACGATGGATTGAGTTTGACCCACCGGGCAGAGCTCAATTCGTTACCCGATTGATGCGCGCCGTCCGGTTGGGTTTACTGCGAACGCAATATTTTCTGGAAAAGGTCAAGGAGAATCGATTCGTGACTGCTTGCGAGGAAACGAAACCCATCATCATCGAAACACTGACGTTTCTGTACGACCTGGACATAGTAAATACCAAACGGAGTCAT ATCAAAACACCCTCGCTGGCACTACCTCGATTGCCGTATGACGTTATTTTCACTTTCGGTGGTTGGAGTGAGGGTTTGCCACAGTCAATCATCGAAACCTACGATACTCGAGCGGATCGGTGGGTCAAAATTGATGCCGATAATCGAACGGAAGCTCGAGCATATTACGGTGCCGCCGTTATCGGACACATGGTTTACTGTATCGGAGGTTATGACGGGGTCGAACACTTCAACACGTGTCGACGGTTCGATACGGTTGAGAAAGTTTGGACTGAGATTGCACCGATGCACTGTCGACGATGCTACGTAAGTGTGGTTGAACTAGACGGACAGATCTACGCCATGGGAGGATACGATGGCCACAACCGGCAAAATACGGCTGAAGTATACAATCCACGAACGAACCAATGGACTATGATAGCTCCGATGCATCATCTGCGTTCGGATGCCGATGCTTGCGTCATGGAGGGGAAAATCTACATCACAGGAGGATTCAACGGGCAGGAATGTATGAACTCTGCGGAAGAGTACGATCCCGGGGAAAACGTGTGGACTCTACTGCCGAACATGCTGTGTCGACGATCGGGAGTTTCGTGCATCGGTCACAAGGGAACGGTTAACGCGATCGGAGGTTTTAACGGGTTGATCCGATTGAACAGCTGTGAACGGTACGACCCAATCACGCATCGATGGCAAGCTTTcaaggaaatgtatcatcagCGCAGTAACTTTGGAGTGGAAGTTATTGACGATATGATTTTCGCCATTGGAGGCTATGATGGA AATTTCGTTTTCTCTTGCAGGTTAGTGCAATTTCCCACACAGAATGCTACGTTTCGGAAACTAACGAATGGCTGGAAGCTACTGATCTAA